The sequence attactttaaacctgtagatttacCAACATTAtcgttgacctgtttttgcgtgtttttattctcaggtctttaagaggtaggcttccgctgtgttagctgcatgtctggccgtggattCAACATTTGATTTAATGaaaattatttactttcgcatttaaaacttttataactgtttaaatactgttggcttgtggttacgatcacaacagtgtttctattttgggattattgacttatgttttgaaagtcaacttttaataaaattaaatgtgattgctttaaacgtctcatatagagggcgtaactattAACTGTAGGACCTGGATTAACGCGCTGTCAGATGGAAATTTGGTGGGGTGTTATAATTACCGAAGACTGCGAagggttatgacactatttgggtaatagtggatcgacttacgaaatctgcacatttcttaatcatgaaagaaaccgacaaaatggaaaaaTTGACAGATTTGTATATCAAGGAGattgtctctaggcatggagttccaatttctattatctctgaccgagatagCAGATAtacttcaaaattttggcaatctTTGCAAAAAGCTCTAGGTACTCGTTTGGACATGAGTACggcttatcatccccaaaccgatgggcagagtgagagAACTATTCTGACATTTGAAGACATGCTCCgagcatgtgtaattgattttgaaaGAGGCTGGGATTAGTATTTAGAAGAGGCTGGGATCAGTATTTACCTTTAGCTGAGtttcatataacaatagttatcactcgagtataaaGGCTGCTCCATTTGAAGCTTTGTATGGAAGGAAATGTAGATCACCATTGTGTTGGAGTGAGATTAGTGATTCACAATTGAAAGGACCAGAGATTATCcaagaaacaactgagaagatcttTCAAATTCAGGAAATATTAAAGACGGCGAGAAATAGGCAGAAGAGTTATTCTGATGTCCGAAGGAAATttttagaatttcaagtgggtgacagagttatgttaaaagtttctccatggaaaggagtAATAAGGATTGGGAAGCGAGGAAAGCTGAGCCCAAGATATGTAGGACCTTTTGAGGTTATTGAAAGGATTGGTCCAGTTGCATATAGATTGAAACAACCACATGAGGTTATTGGTATTCATAATGCTTTCCATGTTTTGAACTTGATGAAATGTTTGTCGGATGAGAATTTAGTAATTCCTTTGGAAGAACTAAGTATCGATGACAAGTTGCATTTTGTTGAGGAGCCAGTAGAGGTATTGGATCGTGAGGTGAAAAAGCTGAAGCATAGTAGAatcccaattgttaaagttcgttggaatgcccggAGAGGTCTAGAGTTCATGTGGGAACGTGAGGACCATATAAGGCAGAAATATCCCTATTTGTTCGATAATCAGAGTACCTCCTAAATTTCAAGGACGAAATtttccttaacgggtaggtaatgtcacaactctagcttttcgagttaagttgtctagtttgacttctttaaGTTACAATTTCTGACGAGTAAATTTATTAATCTATGTCTTGGTTCATTTTAGGGTTTGTATAGCTCTAAGGATGCATTTTAGGTTTTACTTGATTAGGTGTTACCTCACACATTTTGCATAAAGTCCTAAAACCCTAACTTACTACTATGAACCCTAGTTCATTACCATAAACCCTAGACTTGTaaattatatctttatatatatatatatatatatatatatatatatatatatatatatatatatacctaataaATAAACTTATTAAACAAGTATTTAGATTAAAGACTTGAAACAATTTCATTTTAACATTTGATCATAAGATAAAAACATTCCTACACTTCATCATTTTCACAACTAGTCTTGATTACCTAACCTATCTTGATTAGAACCTAACCTAAGCTTACTTTCTAAACTCTAAACATACAAGTAAACATCTTAGAATTTACACGTTAAAAGACTACACAAGTACATGTACACTTGCAAAACCAAAAATTGACTATAACAAtcacattatcatcatcatcatcatcgtttttcatcatcatcatcatgtacatCACAAAATATCTTCCCTAATACTTCCTCCCTAAGATAAGCATCATGCAAAACATTATCATGTAATTCATTAATGGTCCATGGTGAGTCATTCCCTCCCCTTCCTCTCCTTGTGCCACGTCTCGCACCATCCACCACCATCATCTCTATATAAACCTACTTCTATCTTCCATTCTCTCATTTCTTCATTCTCCATTCTCCTCTCACACTTCTCTACTCTCAAATACAGATCATAAGCTATCATTTGATCATCTTCTTTAAGCACTAGGTGTAAAATTCATCAAGGTATAACTAGCTAAACTAAatctattcatcatttctagtcaaaatCAAGAATTTTCATGGTGTAAAAGCTAGATCTAGAGTGttaaatcactcaatgatgactaaATGGCTAACCATGATCTTGATTCTAGATCATTAAGCTTAAGATCTATATATTTCCGATGTCTTAAAATGAAGTTAAAGTAAGAACCAAAGTGGTTAAAGTATGTAAAACTATTTTGTCTTTGAGCTGTccaaatttctacttgaagtctatgacctaaacaccaacctatggttgctctctggaactcatgaatttatatgatgttcatatatgtgtTTTAGACTTCTAATAAAAGTTTTCATGATTTATCTCAAAGAGAAAGTCATTTCAAAATTTTATTTGGTGAAACATGTTCAGATTCACAACAATCTGACCAAGTGTCAAAGATTCATGTATAGCTCAAAATATAGAATAGATCTTGGACCAAAGGCTTCTGATCTAAACACTAGACTTAATAAGGAAACCATGGATAGTAAAATCACCAAAATCCATTAAGAAATCATTAAGATATAGTCCTATCTAGTTGACACAAGATTTTATTGAAGACAGAAATTGGTCCAAAACCTTATCTCCAAAGACAAGGTTAATGAAAACCGGGAGACTATTCCTTATGAGAATAAGCACTTTTATATGTTCTAAGACTT comes from Rutidosis leptorrhynchoides isolate AG116_Rl617_1_P2 chromosome 4, CSIRO_AGI_Rlap_v1, whole genome shotgun sequence and encodes:
- the LOC139840927 gene encoding uncharacterized protein — encoded protein: MKETDKMEKLTDLYIKEIVSRHGVPISIISDRDSRYTSKFWQSLQKALGTRLDMSTAYHPQTDGQISPWKGVIRIGKRGKLSPRYVGPFEVIERIGPVAYRLKQPHEVIGIHNAFHVLNLMKCLSDENLVIPLEELSIDDKLHFVEEPVEVLDREVKKLKHSRIPIVKVRWNARRGLEFMWEREDHIRQKYPYLFDNQSTS